Genomic window (Campylobacter sp. RM16704):
TTAATGGTTGCAAAATACTATGCTATTAAAGATAATATGGGAATTTCTAAAACCATGCTTGATAGTTATTTTATATGGGTAGAAATTGGGGTGATTTTGGGTGCAAGAATAGGTTATATTTTAATCTATGATGCACATACTTTGTGGTATCTTACTCATCCTTGGCAGGTTTTTAATCCTTTTTATAATGGAGAATTTGTAGGGATTAGAGGTATGAGTTATCATGGAGCTGTTGTGGGATTTTTAATAGCTACTTATGCTTTTTGTAAAAAAAATAAACAAAATTTATGGAAATATTTAGATTTAGTAGCTATTAGTGTGCCATGTGGCTATATTTTTGGGCGTATAGGAAATTTTTTAAATCAAGAATTATTTGGCAGAGTTACTGATGTGTCTTGGAGTATTTACGTAGATGGAATGTTGCGTCATCCTTCACAGCTTTATGAGGCATTTTTGGAAGGCTTTGTGGTTTTTACTATTTTATTATTGATAAAAAAATATAAAAAGTATAATGGAGAATTGATTGCTTATTATACGATTTTATATGCTATAGCTCGTTTTGTATGTGAATTTTTTAGAGAGCCTGATTTTGATATAGGCTTTGTTGCTTTTGGTATGAGTATGGGTCAAATACTAAGTATATTGATGTTTTTATTAGGACTATTTTTATCTTTTTATTTAAGAAATATTAAAAAGAAT
Coding sequences:
- the lgt gene encoding prolipoprotein diacylglyceryl transferase: MDFWQNIYTNFDVVAFEIFGLKVHWYGIMYVLALLVALMVAKYYAIKDNMGISKTMLDSYFIWVEIGVILGARIGYILIYDAHTLWYLTHPWQVFNPFYNGEFVGIRGMSYHGAVVGFLIATYAFCKKNKQNLWKYLDLVAISVPCGYIFGRIGNFLNQELFGRVTDVSWSIYVDGMLRHPSQLYEAFLEGFVVFTILLLIKKYKKYNGELIAYYTILYAIARFVCEFFREPDFDIGFVAFGMSMGQILSILMFLLGLFLSFYLRNIKKNL